One genomic segment of Xyrauchen texanus isolate HMW12.3.18 chromosome 5, RBS_HiC_50CHRs, whole genome shotgun sequence includes these proteins:
- the pcid2 gene encoding PCI domain-containing protein 2 isoform X2 — protein sequence MAHITLNQYLQQVLEAIDSRDGSFCGELLSFKHPHVANPRLQLSSPEEKCQQLLEPPYDEMVAAHLRCTFAVSNHDFVEAYKCQTVVVQSFLKAFQAHKEENWALPIMFAVTLDLRVFANNAEQQLQVKGKGKVGDMLEKAAEQLMSCFRVCASDNRAGIDDSKKWGMLFLINQLFKIYFKINKLHLCKPLIRAIDSSNLKDEYSMAQRVTYKYYVGRKAMFDSDFKPAEEYLSFSFSHCHRSCQRNKRLILIYLLPVKMLLGHMPTNQLLKKYDLMQFADVTKAVSEGNLLLLNEALVKYETFFIRCGIFLILEKLKVITYRNLFKKVYHLLKTHQLPLDAFLVALKTMKVEDVDIDEVQCILANLIYMVRSHQRLHLSPAPEVGCEQAECISSSVQCVLNINERHLEKGAWKLPFALLPSVSNLVFFCLYY from the exons ATGGCTCACATCACACTCAATCAATACCTGCAGCAG GTTCTGGAAGCCATAGACAGCAGAGACGGGTCATTCTGTGGGGAGCTGCTGTCATTCAAACATCCACATGTGGCCAATCCTCGACTGCAG CTGTCCAGTCCAGAAGAGAAGTGTCAACAGTTACTGGAGCCGCCCTATGATGAGATGGTGGCCGCACATCTCCG ATGCACATTCGCCGTGTCCAATCATGACTTTGTAGAGGCGTACAAATGCCAGACGGTTGTAGTTCA ATCATTCCTGAAAGCGTTTCAAGCTCATAAAGAAGAGAACTG GGCTTTGCCAATCATGTTTGCAGTGACCCTTGACCTCAGGGTGTTTGCCAATAAT GCGGAGCAGCAGCTGCAGGTGAAGGGTAAAGGGAAGGTCGGTGACATGCTGGAGAAAGCAGCCGAACAACTCATGAGCTGTTTCAGAGTGTGTGCCAGCGACAA TCGCGCTGGTATTGATGACTCAAAGAAATGGGGAATGCTGTTTCTGATCAATCAACTCTTTAAGATCTACTTCAAA ATCAATAAACTGCACCTGTGTAAGCCTCTGATACGAGCTATTGACAGCTCGAACCTGAAGGATGAGTACAGTATGGCCCAGAGAGTCACCTATAAATACTACGTGGGCCGAAAGGCGATGTTTGACAGTGACTTCAAACCAG CGGAGGAGTATCTGTCGTTCTCCTTCAGTCACTGTCATCGCTCCTGTCAGAGGAACAAGAGGCTCATCCTCATTTATCTGCTGCCCGTCAAGATGCTGCTG GGTCACATGCCCACCAATCAGCTGCTGAAGAAATATGACCTCATGCAGTTTGCTGATGTCACCAAAGCTGTGAG TGAGGGAAACCTGCTACTGCTGAATGAAGCTCTGGTCAAATACGAGACGTTCTTCATCCGCTGTGGAATCTTCCTCATTCTGGAGAAGTTGAAGGTCATCACCTACAGGAATCTCTTTAAGAAAGT GTATCACCTGCTGAAAACCCATCAGCTTCCTCTGGACGCGTTCCTGGTGGCCCTGAAGACGATGAAGGTGGAAGACGTGGACATCGATGAAGTTCAGTGCATTCTCGCCAACCTCATTTACATGGTCA GGTCACATCAAAGGTTACATCTCTCACCAGCACCAGAAGTTGGTTGTGAGCAAGCAGAATGCATTTCCTCCTCTGTCCAGTGTGTCTTAAATATCAATGAACGACATCTCGAGAAAGGAGCATGGAAGCTGCCGTTTGCATTATTGCCCAGTGTTTCTAATTTagttttcttttgtctttattaCTGA
- the pcid2 gene encoding PCI domain-containing protein 2 isoform X1 produces the protein MAHITLNQYLQQVLEAIDSRDGSFCGELLSFKHPHVANPRLQLSSPEEKCQQLLEPPYDEMVAAHLRCTFAVSNHDFVEAYKCQTVVVQSFLKAFQAHKEENWALPIMFAVTLDLRVFANNAEQQLQVKGKGKVGDMLEKAAEQLMSCFRVCASDNRAGIDDSKKWGMLFLINQLFKIYFKINKLHLCKPLIRAIDSSNLKDEYSMAQRVTYKYYVGRKAMFDSDFKPAEEYLSFSFSHCHRSCQRNKRLILIYLLPVKMLLGHMPTNQLLKKYDLMQFADVTKAVSEGNLLLLNEALVKYETFFIRCGIFLILEKLKVITYRNLFKKVYHLLKTHQLPLDAFLVALKTMKVEDVDIDEVQCILANLIYMGHIKGYISHQHQKLVVSKQNAFPPLSSVS, from the exons ATGGCTCACATCACACTCAATCAATACCTGCAGCAG GTTCTGGAAGCCATAGACAGCAGAGACGGGTCATTCTGTGGGGAGCTGCTGTCATTCAAACATCCACATGTGGCCAATCCTCGACTGCAG CTGTCCAGTCCAGAAGAGAAGTGTCAACAGTTACTGGAGCCGCCCTATGATGAGATGGTGGCCGCACATCTCCG ATGCACATTCGCCGTGTCCAATCATGACTTTGTAGAGGCGTACAAATGCCAGACGGTTGTAGTTCA ATCATTCCTGAAAGCGTTTCAAGCTCATAAAGAAGAGAACTG GGCTTTGCCAATCATGTTTGCAGTGACCCTTGACCTCAGGGTGTTTGCCAATAAT GCGGAGCAGCAGCTGCAGGTGAAGGGTAAAGGGAAGGTCGGTGACATGCTGGAGAAAGCAGCCGAACAACTCATGAGCTGTTTCAGAGTGTGTGCCAGCGACAA TCGCGCTGGTATTGATGACTCAAAGAAATGGGGAATGCTGTTTCTGATCAATCAACTCTTTAAGATCTACTTCAAA ATCAATAAACTGCACCTGTGTAAGCCTCTGATACGAGCTATTGACAGCTCGAACCTGAAGGATGAGTACAGTATGGCCCAGAGAGTCACCTATAAATACTACGTGGGCCGAAAGGCGATGTTTGACAGTGACTTCAAACCAG CGGAGGAGTATCTGTCGTTCTCCTTCAGTCACTGTCATCGCTCCTGTCAGAGGAACAAGAGGCTCATCCTCATTTATCTGCTGCCCGTCAAGATGCTGCTG GGTCACATGCCCACCAATCAGCTGCTGAAGAAATATGACCTCATGCAGTTTGCTGATGTCACCAAAGCTGTGAG TGAGGGAAACCTGCTACTGCTGAATGAAGCTCTGGTCAAATACGAGACGTTCTTCATCCGCTGTGGAATCTTCCTCATTCTGGAGAAGTTGAAGGTCATCACCTACAGGAATCTCTTTAAGAAAGT GTATCACCTGCTGAAAACCCATCAGCTTCCTCTGGACGCGTTCCTGGTGGCCCTGAAGACGATGAAGGTGGAAGACGTGGACATCGATGAAGTTCAGTGCATTCTCGCCAACCTCATTTACATG GGTCACATCAAAGGTTACATCTCTCACCAGCACCAGAAGTTGGTTGTGAGCAAGCAGAATGCATTTCCTCCTCTGTCCAGTGTGTCTTAA
- the prozb gene encoding protein Z, vitamin K-dependent plasma glycoprotein b, with protein sequence MELLIWLFFTLYSRHVLSERTVFQSPQHASSVLLRSRRANNMFYLEEILPGNLERECVEERCSREEARECFENEQKTEDFWTKYNDGDQCSPNPCQHGATCKDQIGGYTCSCTDMYSGVNCETDVSQCPSEGPLACEHFCRMTHGSYRCFCARGYTLQSNGRHCQPQVQNPCGKTNTSNQSERSSWFCNEGQCPWEVKFLNADGDVICHGALLGRVSVLTSALCMSILTDLHISLGGHSNITLNAASWTSRKRHVSGQPEDDLAFLELQQPIPQEVGAVPLCLPEKDYSENILMRSGREGVVMGRASHSYLSLDDCHSLNLTFLMTNKMFCMKKQESGIPMRSKLLQERVTCAVKSGSPVATVHGKTAFLTGISLASGHCDDRLVFTKLSRYLHWIRPLLRASEKNN encoded by the exons ATGGAGTTATTAATATGGCTTTTCTTCACACTGTACAGTCGTCATGTGTTGAGTGAACGCACAG TGTTTCAGTCTCCTCAACATGCCAGTTCAGTTCTGCTGCGCTCCAGACGTGCCAATAACATGTTCTATCTGGAGGAGATTCTGCCGGGCAATCTGGAGCGCGAGTGTGTGGAGGAGCGGTGCAGCCGTGAGGAGGCCAGAGAATGCTTCGAGAACGAGCAGAAAACA GAAGATTTTTGGACCAAATACAACG ATGGAGACCAGTGCAGTCCAAACCCGTGTCAACATGGAGCCACATGCAAAGACCAGATCGGAGGATACACCTGCAGCTGCACTGACATGTACAGCGGAGTAAACTGTGAGACAG ATGTGTCTCAGTGTCCGTCTGAAGGACCTTTAGCCTGTGAGCATTTCTGCAGAATGACACACGGTTCATATCGTTGCTTCTGTGCTCGAGGATACACGCTTCAGAGCAACGGCAGACACTGTCAGCCGCAGG TTCAGAATCCTTGTGGAAAGACGAACACCTCCAACCAAAGTGAACGCAGCAGCTGGTTTTGTAATGAAGGACAATGTCCATGGGAG GTGAAGTTTCTGAACGCTGATGGTGATGTCATCTGTCATGGTGCGCTTCTGGGGAGGGTGTCTGTGCTCACATCAGCTCTGTGTATGTCCATCCTGACAGACCTCCACATCAGTCTTG GGGGTCACTCAAACATAACGCTGAACGCCGCGAGCTGGACGTCTCGCAAGAGACACGTGTCGGGTCAACCGGAGGACGACCTCGCCTTCCTAGAGCTGCAACAGCCCATTCCACAGGAAGTGGGAGCCGTTCCGCTGTGTTTGCCGGAGAAAGACTACAGTGAGAATATTCTGATGAGGAGTGGCAGAGAGGGCGTGGTCATGGGCAGGGCCAGTCACTCTTATCTCTCATTGGACGACTGTCACAGTCTCAACCTGACGTTCTTAATGACCaataagatgttctgcatgaagaAACAGGAGTCTGGCATTCCCATGAGATCTAAACTGCTGCAGGAACGAGTGACCTGTGCGGTGAAGTCCGGAAGTCCCGTTGCAACAGTGCACGGAAAAACGGCGTTCCTGACTGGAATTTCTCTGGCCAGTGGACACTGTGATGACAGACTCGTGTTCACTAAATTATCACGATATCTGCACTGGATCCGTCCACTTCTGCGCGCTtcagagaaaaataattaa